A stretch of Malus sylvestris chromosome 11, drMalSylv7.2, whole genome shotgun sequence DNA encodes these proteins:
- the LOC126590294 gene encoding uncharacterized protein LOC126590294: MPISDLLIDAAANHDMLSFMDGRAGYNQIFIVEANVHKTGFHCPGALGTYEWVITQTDVIRYILTQPIVKGRIEKWTLALSEFCLQYVPQKAVKGQMLADFLAHHPSPYGFRGNDVEIRMVEARDNYWTMYFDGFSTSTSAGVGIVLQYPHQHRWFFSPKLDFDCTNNQAKYEALVIGLSVLHDLHAACVLVFDDSELVINQLNGTFWCMSCTLEPYHMVASYLAESFDGITFNHISCGRNTVADELAQIASKA, from the exons ATGCCAATTTCAGATTTGCTAATTGACGCCGCGGCTAATCATGACATGCTGTCATTCATGGATGGACGTGCCGGTTATAACCAAATATTTATTGTTGAGGCCAATGTTCATAAAACTGGTTTCCACTGCCCGGGGGCACTTGGAACCTACGAGTGg GTTATCACCCAGACAGATGTCATTCGATATATTCTTACTCAGCCAATAGTCAAAGGTCGAATCGAGAAATGGACACTAGCACTATCGGAGTTTTGTTTGCAGTACGTCCCACAAAAAGCCGTCAAAGGACAAATGCTTGCTGATTTCTTAGCCCACCATCCTTCTCCATATGGGTTCAGGGGCAACGATGTTGAAATCAGAATGGTGGAAGCACGTGACaattattggacgatgtattttgatGGTTTCAGTACGTCGACATCGGCCGGCGTGGGGATCGTACTCCAGTATCCACACCAACACCGTTGGTTCTTTTCCCCTAAGTTGGATTTCGATTGTACCAACAATCAGGCCAAATACGAAGCCCTTGTTATCGGCCTTAGCGTACTTCATGATTTGCACGCTGCTTGTGTCCTTGTTTTCGATGATTCAgagcttgtgattaaccaactcaatGGAACTTTTTGGTGCATGAGTTGCACTCTGGAGCCCTATCACATGGTTGCCAGTTACTTAGCCGAGTCATTCGATGGTATCACGTTTAATCATATTTCTTGTGGTCGGAACACCGTCGCAGATGAACTCGCTCAGATAGCCTCCAAAGCATAA